A window of Salvia splendens isolate huo1 chromosome 8, SspV2, whole genome shotgun sequence genomic DNA:
tttttttcgaatcatgtatgttttttccgataaagttgttaatttttcccgttcgtattctcggtcaaattttatttccgtaaacgtaaattgttttatttgtgaatttatgattttttttattgcgggatgtcctagtgggaagggcgatgggaagggcggatatgcatgggatgtcctagtgatgtggcagtggggtgggatgtcctagtgacgtggcaggaggtgtttttgggatgtcctagtggatgtccgagtgggatgtccgcccactggagatgctctaaaggaGTCCCCATATACCAATTAATGGCCATTGCCCACTGACACCCAGtgcgtgttgtgtgtgtgtttgttagtCCTTTTGCGTGCTTGAGCTTCCTTTCAGTCCCCCTGAATTCGATGGCGTCTGATAGCAAGAGCAATAACGCCACCACCCACCACAAACCCATGTCTTCAAAACTCCACCAGCAACAATTGGTGTCCACAATGATCAAGCAGGGCTTCATCTCCGACCCCTTCCTCCCCCCCTCTCGCCTCACTCCTCTCTCTCCTGCTcctcaccaccaccaccaccatcaccacAGCCCATCCCTCTTCGAGATCATGTCGGTCGACCCCAATCCTGCTCTCGACGCCCGCAAGAAGCTCCAAGAAAGGGTCTCCGCCGCCCTCTCCCACGCCCCCTTCAACATCTCCAACCAATGGGGGCCTGCCGACGTCAGCCTCACAGTAGCCGGCCGCGCGGAGGCCGACGCGCCGCCGTTCCGGGTCACCGTTGATGTCCACCTACGGGTCTTGGCCGCCAAAAGCCGCTTCTTTTCCGACAAACTTCGCCGGAGCGGGACCCACTCTGTCGAGATTCTTGAGTGCGATGACGTGGCCGTCTATGTGGAGGCTGTCGTCCTCATGTACTCTGCCGAATTGAAGACCAAGCTCCTCGGCATGGAAGTCTTCAAGATCTTGGCCCTTTTGAAGgtttctctctccctccctctctcatAATAAACACTTCAATTCTCCTTACTTTCTTTGTAATGTCTATCTAGAATGATTAATGATGCTTTCTATACTCAATGTGGACTCATAAACGGGTAATTGAGTTCAAGTTGGGAAAGAAGATACAATTTCGAGATTGTTTAGAAGTTGTAGCAATGTGGTATATTGTGCCTTTAATAAGTGAAATGTGAGTATTTTCTTATGCCAGAGTTGCTTGGCATTGGCAGATATGTTGTGCAATTATGTTTGAGGATGGGATTAGGGCATGTTTGGAGTATCTGGAAGCAGTGCCGTGGTCTGAGGGAGAAGAGGAGAGTGTTGTTTCGCATCTAAATCAACTCCAGATTGATTGTTCAAGAGCAGATACTGTGCTACAGAGAGTGATAGCCAACCCTTCAACATCTTCAAGGCTGGAGAGTGTCTTCTTGAAATTGTCATTAGGTGTCTTGCAGGCCAAAGATGAAAAGGCCCGTAGAGAAATGAAAGGGTTAATGTGTCGACTGCTAAAAGAAGATAAGGATGGCCTTGATATCTCAAGAGATGTATTGTATCAGCTTTGCCACAGGTGCCTAGGATCTCTTGTTCTGTGCTTATCTGGAACCACTGGCTTGGATGAAAGCAAGCAAGACCGAGGAGCTATAATGGCTGAGATTTCTCGAGAGGCTGAGAATATGCAGTGGATTCTTGGCATCCTTATAGAGAGAAACTTGGGGGACGAGTTTGTGGACTTATGGGCTGACCAGAAGGAACTAGCACTTCTTCACTCCAAGATACCTACTATGTATCGCCACGAAATAAGCAAGATCACTGCCCAACTCTGCATTTCTATTGGGAGAGGGCAGATTCTAGTGCCTAAGGAGACTAGGTTTGCCTTGCTATCGACTTGGTTGGAAGCTCTTTACGACGATTTTGGATGGATGAGAATAGGGGGGAAACCTGTTGATAGGAAATTAATTGAGGAGGGGCTTAGTCAAACAATTCTTACTCTACCACTGCCTCAACAACAATCGGTTTTGGTTAAGTGGTTTGATAGGTTTCTTAACAAGGGCGACGATTGTCCCAATATTCAGAGAGCGTTTGAAATCTGGTGGAGAAGGGCTTTTGTGAAACAATATGCAATTGAGTCGCAATTGCAGCTAGCTGTCTGTGATATTCCAGACTGATGGGTATGGTATGTTTGCTTGAATTCCATGTCACATGTAATGGTGTAAATAAAAATTCATTCCTTCCCATATGCAATCTGTTTATATCTTGTTCTAATTTCTGATAAGAATGACATCATATTCTAGATCAAAGAAACAGTAGTTTTGCAGTTGAAATTGCTTTCCATATGAAAACATATTCAATTTCCATGTGTAACTAATTCATCAGATTAATACTCAGTTCACTACTTAATTTTCTTTCCTCATCTCTTAATGCCTCATTTTGGTCCATGTCTCTGAAACTCGTTTACATAGCTACTAATCACACATTCCATTAGCAAAATTGATGGAATCTTTTGAAGCTTGCTCAAATTAGTCTTTGCTAGCATGTTAAGAAGACCCTGGTAACCGTAACCCTTTTGTCATCCGACTGCAGAAATTCTGTAAAATAGAGTTTCTTTCCTGTAGGATtgattaattttctttaataatgtCCGCTCATTTTCTACTTGCGTAAGCGAACTACCTGTTGTCTCTCACGCCACATTTTAGGTCCAACAGCAAAGAGAGATTGGCTGAGATCAGTCAGTGAGTGATGTGTACTGCTATATCTCATATGTTACAGAATATAAAGAGAATTTATGAATTAACTGATAGGTTACTAGTATATCTCATATGCATGGATGAAGACATGTAAATGTAAGTGACTTCTCACCTCTTTCCACTTTGGATGAGTTTGGGGCTTACAAAGAGGCACAAGACTaagctttttttatttttttttaaaaagaacgATTACAGTGATATTATACAACTCCTTAgaaagagtaaaaaaaattttgtttttatttttggtgtatGTATGCTGTTAAAAGTGAGCTGTGAAATATGAATAGCCTCACTTTTGAGAGGCTAAGAAGTCCTGTGACTGTCTCTCATACTTGAAATTAGCCTTCTTGGAGTCATCTGCAGACCAAATGAAGATCCCATGAAACTTCCCCTGCTTGCTCAGTTCGCTGCAGGCATCAAAGAACCCATTTTGAAGGGATAGCCCGCCACTCCCGTCAGTCCCAAAACTCACCTGAACTTTGCCTCCTTTGTAGTTAGAGCTTTGTTCGTCGAAATACTTAAGAAACTGAGAAACATTGGTGCTCCTTGGATAGGCATAGAACTGGAAATTCGCGTAGTCGATGAGATGGCTGTACTTTCTCCACAGAGCTAGATAGTACGGCTGGACAGAATCATCTTCATACGGTGCTATGGAGGTGAAGG
This region includes:
- the LOC121745695 gene encoding BTB/POZ domain-containing protein At5g60050-like, whose protein sequence is PVRVVCVFVSPFACLSFLSVPLNSMASDSKSNNATTHHKPMSSKLHQQQLVSTMIKQGFISDPFLPPSRLTPLSPAPHHHHHHHHSPSLFEIMSVDPNPALDARKKLQERVSAALSHAPFNISNQWGPADVSLTVAGRAEADAPPFRVTVDVHLRVLAAKSRFFSDKLRRSGTHSVEILECDDVAVYVEAVVLMYSAELKTKLLGMEVFKILALLKICCAIMFEDGIRACLEYLEAVPWSEGEEESVVSHLNQLQIDCSRADTVLQRVIANPSTSSRLESVFLKLSLGVLQAKDEKARREMKGLMCRLLKEDKDGLDISRDVLYQLCHRCLGSLVLCLSGTTGLDESKQDRGAIMAEISREAENMQWILGILIERNLGDEFVDLWADQKELALLHSKIPTMYRHEISKITAQLCISIGRGQILVPKETRFALLSTWLEALYDDFGWMRIGGKPVDRKLIEEGLSQTILTLPLPQQQSVLVKWFDRFLNKGDDCPNIQRAFEIWWRRAFVKQYAIESQLQLAVCDIPD